Proteins encoded in a region of the Gammaproteobacteria bacterium genome:
- a CDS encoding DUF4332 domain-containing protein, with product MVYKIDEIEGIGPAMKEKLAVADISTTDDLLKLCCDKSGRKKVAEQTGCTEKQLLKWANMADLMRISGVGEEYSELLEAAGVDTVKELRNRNAANLAEAMAKVNEEKKLTRAVPSASVVEKWVDQAKTLDPLITH from the coding sequence ATGGTTTACAAAATAGATGAAATTGAGGGTATCGGGCCGGCCATGAAAGAAAAGCTGGCAGTCGCTGATATATCAACCACCGATGATTTGCTGAAACTCTGCTGCGACAAGTCAGGACGCAAAAAAGTTGCCGAACAAACTGGTTGTACCGAAAAGCAACTGTTGAAATGGGCCAATATGGCAGATTTGATGAGAATTTCGGGAGTTGGCGAAGAATATTCAGAATTGCTGGAAGCGGCCGGAGTCGACACAGTAAAAGAACTACGTAACCGCAACGCCGCAAACTTGGCTGAGGCTATGGCTAAGGTGAATGAAGAAAAGAAGTTGACTCGCGCAGTTCCCAGTGCGTCAGTGGTAGAGAAATGGGTGGATCAGGCAAAAACCCTTGATCCGCTAATCACGCACTAA